The region TTATAACTGTTTTTTTTATCGTTTATCAAAATTAGAAAACCTTAATGATATTAGCAGTATTACTGATATTTCAATTTTTAGAGAATCTATTTTTGAGTGGTTTAAAGAATATAAAAAAGTAATAAAAAATCAAAATCAAGATTTTAAAAAAATGAAAGATTTGATGAAAACAGTTAACCCAAAATTTATTATAAAAAACTATATGTTACAAGAAGCGATTGAAAAAGCTAAAAATGGAGATTTTAAATTAACAAATGATTTGTTATTTATTGCACAAAACCCATATTTGGAACATAAAGAATATGAAAGATATTCAAATCCTACACCAATGGAACATGCTAATATTCAACTTAGTTGCTCTTCTTGAGTTTTCTAATATAAAATGAAAATTATTTTGATAAAATACATTTTTAAAAATTGGACGTTTAATAAGGAGTTATATGATTTCACCAAAATATAGAAGATTGGTTTTTGCATTTTTTATGTCAATGTTTATGAGTTTTATTATGAGTATGGTTATTACATTTATTAATTTAGGAATTGTTGATAGTTTTGTACTAAAATGGATGGAAGCTTTTATAAAAGCATTTATATGTGCT is a window of Halarcobacter sp. DNA encoding:
- a CDS encoding DUF2798 domain-containing protein, whose protein sequence is MISPKYRRLVFAFFMSMFMSFIMSMVITFINLGIVDSFVLKWMEAFIKAFICAFPIVFFVAPAVNKLTNRLVREHH